Proteins encoded together in one Banduia mediterranea window:
- a CDS encoding adenylosuccinate synthetase translates to IKRYDDLPEAARNYLKRMEEITEAEVAMISTGPDRDHTIVLRNPFG, encoded by the coding sequence CATCAAGCGCTATGACGACCTGCCCGAAGCCGCCAGAAACTACCTGAAGCGCATGGAGGAGATTACCGAGGCCGAAGTCGCCATGATCTCCACCGGCCCCGATCGAGATCACACCATCGTACTGCGCAATCCGTTCGGCTGA